GGTGTCAACTTTGAGTAGAGTGCTGTTATTCTGACCTTTTTTTATGGGCCCAAGATTTTGATTCTTTTTGCATGATTTAACCAATTGTGTTtttgggttaaataaaaaatcctttttttggactttaacctgTGGCTAAGTTTCCTTCGCTGCTCGGTCCATCACATGGTAAATTGGCCCTAAAAATCATAGAAAAATATTGTCTAATCAGATActtctggatggcattaccttggcctccagtaacactgtgaggaatcttggagtcattattgaccaggatatgtctttcagcacacacacattaaacaaatatgtaagactgctttcttgcatttgtgcaatatctctaaaattaaaaacattgtgtgtcagagtgatgctgaaaaaccaGTGCACGTATTTGTTACTTCTAGGTTGGATCACTGTAATTTATTAGGCTGTTCTAAACGCTCTCTGAAAAGCCTTGATTGATTCAGAGCACTGCAGCTAGAGTACTGAGAgggactaaaaagaaaaaacatatttcTTCCACATGGgcttcactggcttcctgttaaacccagaaacaaatttaaaatccttctcctacAAGCTGCTGAACAATCAAgtctcatcttatcttaaagacctcatagtactgTATCGCCCCAATAGaacactttgctctcagacgtCTGCCTTACTTGTAGTTcctaggatatttaaaagtagactAGGAGGCAAAGCCTTCAGCTTCCAGGCCCCTCTTCTGAGGAACCAGCTCACAGTTTCTATTTTGGAGACAGACAATCTCTctatttttaagattaggcttcaaaatTTACTTAATTTTGATCAAGCTTATAGTTAGGGTTGGATTAGGTGGCTCCAAGAGATAAGGTTACTCTCTCTTAGTTACGCTACACTAAGCCTAGACTGCTGGGGGCagtatgtttctttttcttttcattctctGTGTTTACATATCGCTGTGTTtgatcattagttattattaatttctGGCACTTGTCCCCTCACCTCCcatgttgcagcagatggctgtccagacttcttcctgttaaaagggagttttttcttacCACTGttgcctagtgcttgctcataggaggtcatcTCATTGTTGGAGTTTTTCACTATTACTGAAGGAGTCTCTTcactataaaaaaataaaacaccttgACTCAACAGCTCATGtgatttgtaaataaaattgaagttAATTTAAATGGACTTGGTGGTACTTGTCCTTCTTACTCagttgagcactcaaagtgcttacTATTTCActcaataaaacacacacacatacatttacaTAGCATTTTTATCTATGCCTAAGCCCTttccaacattcacacacacattcacgaTGGCTGCATCAGGGATAATATATAGTATTTTTCTTAAGGGTACTCAGGCATGCCAACATGTTAACACCACCCTTCCAGTTTGGTAGATCACCTGGCCTAACACCTAAACCACAGCTACCCACACCTTTAGTGCTAGTATAACCACACAGTGTGGTTAATTCTACTAATGGGCCATCCAAGAAATGTTTGGTAAGTGataatgttatttttaatttgtcatttaacaCTATTTTGGGATATTTTATCTCTGTGCAATGGTTGCACCTTGCTAACCAAGCTCGCTAGCTAGCTGATAGCTTAGCACATCATTCTGCCATCTCAATTTTATCAGTTATtgctaaagaaaaaaaccaaaaagggggaaaaaaaaaacatattaagttatttttacttacaGTATATGGTCCAGAGTAGCACGGTGATTTAGCCCCAAGTAGCCAGCAAAGGTAGGAAAGGCCAGGAAATCAATGGAAAGATTTCATCAGCATCAAACTGGTTCAGTGTGGTAATTTTCCTTTTCTTACTATGAATCATGAAATACTTCAATGAGCacttaatatattattataatgaaggaaaaaaatatatatataactttTCAATACTGAGCAAAATGGGCACCTATAAATCTAACTTTATCATTCAGTTTCCTTTAAATTCACCTTGACTTAAGTAATATTTCTCGAGTCCCACTCCATCCTCCAACCCCCCCACACATACCCATCACACATACCTCCCAACCATTTCCATGTCTGACAGTTAAAAGGcctacacacagagagagaaagagcaggCAGCTCATTGTGCGTTTTAAAGCGCTAACTAGGCCACTTAGCACCCCGTGACGCTGATCTGATCCCCGAGGCGCTGAACTTGGCAGCAGGCCCTCCTCCTTTCGCTCCTTCCTTTCCCCTCGCCATGGGAACCAGGCCATCCTTAATGACACAGGAGTGCTCCGCCGGATCCCACAATGCAAAGGGGGCTGACATCTGTCTTGCTAAGTGGTGCAATCTCTTGTGCACCTTGTTTGTTCAATCAACAACCGTCTTCATCCTCCCCTCCCCTCACTAtgcccatttttcttttttttatctctcttcttccaggaaaaaaaaaaagattggaaAGAGGGTGATACAGGGAGAAGATAGTGAGCTCATCACTCTTTCTTTGTTAACATCATCATGCGGACTGATAGCAAATGCGCTATTGCATAATGACATATAGGGAAGTACAGCCATGATTAGTTATAGATTACTCAGACTTTGACATTTCACAAACAACCCTCTTCACTATGAGGAATTTGTTCATTGTCGTGTGAGTCTCCCAAGCTCTCCACCTTCTCTATATGTCTACGtatagagggaaaaaaagaaaaagaaaacaagtgcCTGATTAAAAGTGGCCCCTAATTCTTCACAGTTAAGACCTGGGCAAATATTTGTCCCATCAATCTCGGAAAATATAGCCATCAACGCAAGATGTTAATCACATGCTAATGGAATCCAAGGGACTCAATGCACCCCCGTAGTGCAATGAACGCTTTCACTTTTTCAGAAAGCCCACGTGAATGCAAATGGCCATCTAAGCAGCCATTTTGACAACATGCCAAGGCGACGTAAAGAGCCCCCTTCTTTATGCTCCTCTGGGAATGTATGTAGGGATGTGTGGGATGAGTTCACTTTACCAGGCCCAGGTGCCAggatataaatgaataatagGTTTTATGGGCTCTaacgggggggaaaaaagcacatacacacataatcACACATGCCCTCTTGCTCAAGTGCATCTGTGGTGAAGGATGTTCAAATTCCCACAGCTAGCTTGAAAAGAGATTGGGCATGAGAATAGGTGGTTCCTATACATAATTCAGGGGTCCATGCTGAAACAATTATGTTTGCTTACCGCTAAGTACCCGTGCTCAATAGCCTGCTTGCTGTCTAGTTCGGTGCTTTCAGATGTAAGTGCTATGTGCTAAAAGTCGATGGAACACggctttttaataaaatatagaaGCTGACACTTGAATGCTTGAATACAAgagtgggagggaaaaaaaaacaacaaatgctCTTCATGTTTTTACTTGAGCTTTGCATGCAAACTAAATTGCACTTGTAAATCCAACAGTGTTGGCAGAAAAGTAATTAGCAAtgccaggaaaaaaaaggaatgcGGACAAAGAGGACATTTTAATGACAATATCACAGATCACAATATTTCAGTTTAGATTAATCTAAACACACTTTTAATCATAAGTCCAGTGTGGACCGTTTCATTTGTTGCGACAGAAAAATGCGTGACCAAAGCTCAGGTCACTTTGTCAACAATCAATGGTGGGAGAAGCCACCAGAATGTTTACCTTCTGAATAATACATTCAGACTCAAAAATACAGATACGCATACGATTACACATACAAATATTTGTTCCAGCTCTTAAAATAATCACTTTATCGTTTATGAAAAATAGTGGCTCACTTTGGCAGTGATTTGATTCAAATTAAAACTTCTCTTCTGCTTGATTTTCTATGTGATTTGCAACACAGGATTACATTCAGACAGCGCAAAATGTCATGAAGCCTTGTTGTGGCAGCTTTTACAGCGTTACACGTGCCTGGAGCCTGCAGCCATGGTGCTCTTTTCCTCACGACCTGTCTCACACTTGCACTCTTCCACCACCATCACTCGCTTCTCCCGGACGTCGGCTCCACAGCGCAGAGGCACAGTAACAGTCTGAGCTTTTGATGGTGCACAGCGGGAGCAGGGGGCCCGCCGGTGGAAGGCTCCTGTCTCAGGACTCAGTCCTGCAAACTCTCCTTCAGATGGGACAAAGAGGGAGCTGCATTGGCCGAAACACAGCTTGTTGTGTACTGTCACTGTTTCGCATCCATCTGCTGTCACATGCTGGGAAGATGACAGCAAGGGTCAGGTTTAGGGTAAACACAGCAGCTATTGTTTCCTTTACCTCTGAGAATGTAAAAATCAACGCTTCAACACCACAGCTAATGCAGACTAtaataatcatttttaaaaaaaatcaacactaaTGTGACTAACAATGAGGAATTTCCAATATTCTGTGTAGTCGTGTAAGAACTCAGTTAACCTGACGCTGATTTGCATGTGCATATTAATGGGCAAAGAATTGAAAACGTATGATGGCTCTTACCTGAGTGAAAGGTACTGCAGTGCATGTCTGTTTCATGTCCTTCAGGTTCACTGGCAAAGACATCTTGCTGCCTTTATCTATGATTTTCTGCCACATTTGCAGGCCCTGCTTCTTCTTTAGCTCCAACTCAGTGGGGTTTTTAGGGCGCAGGTTGTGTAGTGGATTTACAGGAGCCTTGTTGGCCCCAGCCTGACCTGGACGACCGCGAGACAAGAAGGCAGGGAAGGGCAGTCTGGTACTGTGGGAAGGGGTTCTTCTGGGGGTCAGTCCTCTTCTGAAGAATCCAGACTGGGTCAGGGTATGATGGTCCAGCTGCACAACCTTGACTATCCCCTGGACAGGTTCCTCTGGTCCGCTGCCAGATGACTCAAAATCAACCCTGGATCCTTTCACATACGAGCTGTAAGGAAGTGTAACAGCCACCGCTGTCCAACTTGACAAAAAGATAAAGGCGATGAGGAGAGCCATTCTCTGAGGAAAAGTTGAAAAGTACactgaaattattttaaaatttaccACTATTgactttaaaaattaaaaaagaaatctttgTCTGGTAGTTTGTGGTCCAAGGTTCCAAATGGCAACCTTGCTGTCAGTGCTTTGCCAGTATGGCGGAGGGAGTCTTTTTATGTAGGTAGCTGCCAATTCTCACCTGCGTTTAATGCAAAGAAGGTGTCACAATTCCCGCACCAGACCAGACATCACACCCAGCTTAAAAGTCCAGGTCGTGGATGGTTGCCAG
This sequence is a window from Oreochromis niloticus isolate F11D_XX linkage group LG6, O_niloticus_UMD_NMBU, whole genome shotgun sequence. Protein-coding genes within it:
- the dand5 gene encoding DAN domain family member 5, which gives rise to MALLIAFIFLSSWTAVAVTLPYSSYVKGSRVDFESSGSGPEEPVQGIVKVVQLDHHTLTQSGFFRRGLTPRRTPSHSTRLPFPAFLSRGRPGQAGANKAPVNPLHNLRPKNPTELELKKKQGLQMWQKIIDKGSKMSLPVNLKDMKQTCTAVPFTQHVTADGCETVTVHNKLCFGQCSSLFVPSEGEFAGLSPETGAFHRRAPCSRCAPSKAQTVTVPLRCGADVREKRVMVVEECKCETGREEKSTMAAGSRHV